CGTTCCCACCCGCGTGGCGCACCTGGCTGCGCAACCACGTCCCGCTCTACGCCCGCGCCGACGAGCCCGACCGCACGCGCTTCGAGCGCGACGTGCAACTCGTCCTCGCCGAGTCCCGCTTCGAGGGGGTCGGCGGCGTCGAGGTCACGGACACCCTGCGTCTCAGCGTCGCGGCGGGGGCCGCGCTCCTGCTCCACGGACGGCCCGACTGGGAGTTGTCGCTCGACCGGACGTTCCTCCTCTACCCCGGTCACTTCGGGGACGACTACACGGCCCTCGAGCCAGCCTACGACGGGATGGTCCACCCGCAGGGACCGGTCATCCTGTCGGCCTCGGCCGTCGAAAAAAGCTGGGCGCGCATGGACGGCTCGAACGTCGTCCTGCACGAGCTGGCGCACCTGTTCGACTTCGACGACCTCGACGCCGATGGCGTCCCCTCGCTCGTCGACCCGGGCTCGGTCGACGGCTGGCTGGACCTGGTCCGGCGCGAGACGGCGCTCATCCGGCGCGGCCAGTCGATGCTCCGGCGCTACGCCGCCACGAACGCCGCCGAGTTCTTCGCCGTGGCGACCGAGGTGTTCTTCGAGCGCCCCACTGGGATGGCGCGGCGGCACCCCGAGCTGTTCGAGACGATGGCGGCCCTCTACGCCCTCGACCCGCGCCCACCGGAGGGCACGGAGCCGCCGCCGACCGAGTCGCTCATGGCCCGCCGCTGGCGCTGAGGCCTAGCCGGGACTGCCGTTCAGCGCACCGCCCGCACCAGCCGGGTCGAGGCCTGCCCGCCGCGGCTCCCCGATACGCGCACGACGTAGACACCCGCACCGAAGTCGCTCACGTCTAGCCGCTCCGCGTGCTGCCCGGCTCCCCGCGGCCCAAGGTCCAGGCTCCGCACCTGGCGGCCGAGGGCGTCGAAGACCTCCAGCACCAGCGTCTGCGCCACGGGTAGGTCGACCTGCACCGTAGGGACGCCGCGTGCCGGGTTCGGCCACACCTCGACGGTCAGCGCTGCCCGCTCCGGCACCGACTCGCTCGCCACATCCGGGTTGTTGGTGAAGCCGAACGCGCCCAGGCTTGTCCGCGGCGTGTACCCGTCCGTCGCCACGACCGCCCACCGGTACGTCCCCTCGGTC
The sequence above is a segment of the Bacteroidota bacterium genome. Coding sequences within it:
- a CDS encoding zinc-dependent peptidase, which encodes MRIAHPSAVGFYLVLALILGGGVAAVAVMAEALPLWTAWLGLVAFALPLLLGLRGPGRRWRAAQRPFPPAWRTWLRNHVPLYARADEPDRTRFERDVQLVLAESRFEGVGGVEVTDTLRLSVAAGAALLLHGRPDWELSLDRTFLLYPGHFGDDYTALEPAYDGMVHPQGPVILSASAVEKSWARMDGSNVVLHELAHLFDFDDLDADGVPSLVDPGSVDGWLDLVRRETALIRRGQSMLRRYAATNAAEFFAVATEVFFERPTGMARRHPELFETMAALYALDPRPPEGTEPPPTESLMARRWR